The following nucleotide sequence is from Anopheles stephensi strain Indian chromosome 3, UCI_ANSTEP_V1.0, whole genome shotgun sequence.
AATATCCTTAGGCATTGCCATCTGGTATCGAGCCGAGCACTTGCTGCCATTAAATTTTACTTACCACGTGGGAGGGGGGTTTGTAGCCCCGCGATGAATCGATTCCATTACTCTGCACAAACAAACGGTGGAAATCGCGAACTCGTGAAGCCAACGAACCGGTCGGTACCGTCGAATGGCACGATTTGAATTGCTGATGAGtcgtccttttttctttctttcgtacACACGATTCGGGCATTGTAGTTTTGGGCGCCTTGGTGATGTATGTGGGGTGCAAATTTATTCCATCAAgcagagttttcttttccccttcTTCAAAGCGGCTTGCATCCTAGCAATAGTCCAGCAAGCGACATTAGCGCACCGAGCACCCGCGACACGGTGATCTGTGATCCACCGTTGCAGCCATCGGTAAAGCACTGGCACACCAGTTCCTCGTGACCGCCGTTGATGACGCTGTAGCAGGGTCGCCGAGCCCGTTCGTAACCACACTCGCGTGTCACCCGCGTATGGTCCGGTACGCTTCCACCGATCACtgcaaccaaacacacaaacaaaaccgagGATCGTACGAGCGCTTCGCGGCATTGCTGGGACGCTTCATACTCACCAAGTACGTCCACCTTTCGGCAGAACGGTTCGCGTCCCTTCTCATCCGGTGGACACTCGACCAGTAGCCGGGCCGGCACGGTATCGTTGTTCTGCAGATCTTGCTCGGTAAAGCGTTTCGGTGGTGCAAAGCATTCCGAGTTATCGTACGAGTTGCAGGTGTAGCAACGCAGTGCACCGACTGGAAAATGGGAGTGAGAAACGGTGTAATAGTTGGACAGGTGCTCTTGATCGGCTTTCATGCCATCATGGTGCGAGTTGGCCATGCTTAGACTGTACAGAGCCTTTATAAACCTAGAGATCACATGTGGTTCTTGAGTATGGATCCTGCTCCAAATCGACGAGGTCATCCATGCTCTCCAGTGTTCCAGTGATCTCTCTTGTGAAGCTCTTCTAGTAGTTCGGTAGGCTGATAACGCTATGAGAATGAAGCCAAACGATCAGCTTCTTCGCCTTAGGAGGAAGACTTCATTATCTAAGTTCTAAGCATCTTCAATGTCTTAGGACACCCAAGCCTAAGCTGTTTCAGGTCAAGCTCTACAAATAATGTTGGGAGTCCGGAACAGTCGGAGAGCTCACCTATGAGCCTATGAGATACCCTTGAAAGGTTACCGCGAGCTTCGAATTGACCTCTTTGCGATGTGGTCAGAATCGCAGGATATTGGATTGGAAATCGTCAGCCCTTGACCATGAGCAGGCGGCTGTAGGATTAGCATCGAACAAGTAACCACCAAATCTAATCGCTACATGTAGAAAACTGTGTGACCTTTCTCGGTGGTCACACAGCCTGAACCTATCCACACCCACTGTGACTGAACATCGTAAATAGtttccaaacaaaacacaaaaagccCTCCCATGCCCATAATTATAACGTGCAAAATAATCACCCCGTAAGCTGCGTACCATAAAGAGTGACGCACATTCACCGTTCGTGCCCAACAATTAGCCCCAATGTCACGGTTTACTTTTATTTCCCCTTGAAAAAAGAACTCTCCcggcattttctttttttcggtaAGGTAATTCCCAATGGTGTAGTATCGGTAATACCCAGGAGGCAGGAGAGTGATAAATAATTTCCAATTCATTGAGCATGGTACGGGTAAAACACGCAGTTAGAACGTGTGGTGCGAGGTACACCGAGGCTAATCCACCTGCTGAGAGCTGTTGAGTTCCTTGCGTAAACCGTGACCCTTGGGGAAGGTTCTCCAGGCCGCATAAAAGCTATTGCTCATTTGATCATTAATGCGTGATGGAGCAGTGAAAATTTCATTACCGAGAACAACTGCTCCCTGCCAATGGCGTCGATCACCGTCGAACCAAGTCTAATCGAATTCTGCATGGCGGTGGGCGCAACTTGCGCAACATATATGCAAAAGGTCACCTCGTATTTCGCAATAAAACATAAAGCAGAACGGCTTTACACTAATCGATACTTTAtcgcttctttcttctttttttaccaACAGTTGGAGGATAATCAATCGCTTGCCACGCGCTCTCCTCAGAGTGATGTGGCCAATTTACTCGATAACGCTGCTGACTGTTTATCCAGGCATCGGTCCCCGGAATGAAAACACTGAAATCATGAATTATTAATACGAACGACACGACACGTGGTAACTCCCACTGGACAGCCCGCTAACGAAGTGGACAGGCCCCTTACGTTCATTGAGCCTCGTAGTAAGTGGCAAACATTTTTCCAATCATGATGAATTTCCGAACGAGTAAACACAGAACCATTCCTGCACCGGGTGTCGATTACGGTGACAGGGGCCCGGGTCCAGAGAgccaacgagaaaaaaaaatggttgtaGAAACACGCACTCACACGAACCGCATTTTAACGAGCGATGTGTACACGGTGTTAATGCAATGTCACACTCTTATCAGTCCACGGCCAATCTTCACTTCGGACACTACCagggtgttttttgtgtgtgtgtgtgtgggctgtTCTTCCGGGAACTGTTGACAGCATGTCATGCCGGCCCTGTGTCTGTTGCACCAGCCCTCCCTCAACAGCGACGACCACTCATCAATCACAACCCCCGGTGGAGGGATCCGGTGTGTTGATTCCGCGCGGATAACGCGAAACCGGCGTGACAAAATGGTCTCCGTAAAAGTGGGGTAAAAGTATTAATTATTCACACCGGGAGGAAGGTGCGCCCCCCTGGTTGGGGAATTTGCGTTGGAATGTGATCGTGTTAGCTGATTCGGGGGTTTTGATAGAACGACCTTGTCAAACGGGGTGGCCTTGTCAGGTGGAGAGCTAGCAGGTCCTATCTTCCCTTAAAACTCGTCACGCTTCTCGTGTCCACCCTTGCACTTACCAGAATTCGTCCCAAGTACAGCAAGCACCACGAACACAGTAAATCCCAGCCGATCAGTAGAAGCCATTTTGGTTGGAAGAAAGACTACTGCGAGATGGCCTGCAGGCACCCAGCTCCGAACAGCTCACACCGGACAACTGATCGGAGCAGACCGGACGATCGGTGAACTTATGtcgaaaatcaatcaaaagttCTCAAGTCGATCCCCACCACTCCGGATACATCTCCGGATGGCACACTGAGCGTGGTGGGGCATAGACAAAAACTGTGGTGCTAATATGGATTTGGAGACATATGTGAATTTGTTTGGATTTTCGGTGAGTGGATGGTGGATCTTAACAATGTTCATGTTGTCCAAGACCCTTTTTGGGGGTGGTCAGAAAGGAGGAGAAGTAGGTAATCTTGGCTCGCCTGTAGCTAGACGTCATGAAGTGCTGAACTATGTCTAGCGTCTTTTCTAGTTTAAATCCAGCTCAACCCGAACTGTTGCAGCCTAGCTAGCTGCCAATGGGAGTCGTTCCGTTACGGTGCCCTGCTTTGTAATGGGAGATCGTTGCGTTCTGGTTGTTTCACGGTTGCTTCTAATATTACCTATGGTGGAACGAGTGTGGTGGAGTGTCATTAAATGAGTTGTGTATTTTACACACACGTAACGATACCAATTCGCTTGCAGGAAACTCAATCCTGAGCTCTCTGTGCTCTTCTCCCTTTACGATTTCGTCTGGATCGACTGAGTTTGTGGAGCTTATAGTAGACACGATCGACGAAATCTGTAGCATGAGTTTTGCACTGGGCGATCGGTCCCCGGGAGCTTCTCATCACCTAACAGACCACGTCCTCCCGGAACCCCAGTACTGGAAGACTAGACTCAAGTCTGCAGAAGAGTCCTCGGGAAGGTCCTGTTGCAGGGAGCATCCGATGCATGATAGTGAGACTTAATGCCATTTCACCAGTTGGCCAGTTTGACCAACCGGGACCGATGAGTTCGTGACTTCGACATTATAATACCTGTCCATGTGGCTCCCGTAGTCGCACTTGCATCAGCTCAAGATCCTGTAGCACTCGTGAGATGTAGCTTTACCATGAAGATTTATTGTACGTAAAACACttacaaaatttgaaacaattgtaCTTAAAATTACTACTTCTCAAACCTGTCGTCAACATTCTGTATCTGTTCGCCCTGTGTTGAACGTCGTCGAGAAGACGCTAATTATGGTGTCGTCGATGACGAAGGTGATTTTTAACGTGCTTTTCATTATCTACCGCTCTCGAATACCTGCGTGATAACGTGCACACACCTGACACACTCGAATGGCACTCATAGTTGGCGACTGGTACAACCCTGCTCTAAATCCAAATCTTCCAAATCTGTCCTCCCTTCAAATagtttttttggtatttgcaCCACATGCACAGGGCGCTATCGTCCAATACTTACGTCGCTAGTGAGTTTCGTTAACGATTGTTGTACGACGCATTTCTGGCCTCATCCTCATCGGCAAACTCGGCCTCGTACATGAGCTGTTGAATTTGCAGCCGCACCAACGCGTTACGCCGTCGCGACAGTCGCTTCATCGCTGTTAGACAGCTCAGCAGAAACTGTTCGTCCGTGTCGATCGTGCGCCAGGATAGCGGTGGTTCTTCGTACTCTTCCGGCCCGGTTCCCTCG
It contains:
- the LOC118513740 gene encoding uncharacterized protein LOC118513740 encodes the protein MASTDRLGFTVFVVLAVLGTNSVGALRCYTCNSYDNSECFAPPKRFTEQDLQNNDTVPARLLVECPPDEKGREPFCRKVDVLVIGGSVPDHTRVTRECGYERARRPCYSVINGGHEELVCQCFTDGCNGGSQITVSRVLGALMSLAGLLLGCKPL